One Hyla sarda isolate aHylSar1 chromosome 11, aHylSar1.hap1, whole genome shotgun sequence genomic window carries:
- the BUB1B gene encoding mitotic checkpoint serine/threonine-protein kinase BUB1 beta produces the protein MAQGGDEWELCKENVQPLRQGRAMSTLQEVLCQQDSANHHAIQQKKQAFELELRFYTGDDPLDVWDRYIKWAEQAFPQGGKDSNLSPLLERAVKIFHQEQKYYADLRYLNICLKFARFCTEPVDLYSYLYSQGIGVQHAQLYITWAEEYEARDNYKKADSIFQDGIQHRAEPLEKLETHHKQFQARVSRQVILGVGEAADEEDPEVADPQRSSLVALKAKGKNKARAPVNRVGDAVKSRSHGVLSAPPPQQIPSRVGFAVFDENSGVPGSGATAPVTVQPWAALPPARAKENEQKAGTWNSKRPSRSSHHTSGSEPSQSFPSFTPYVEEMAQQQTVTPCKINPSISNVLSSRKPGKEEDPLQRLQSSSQGKEEMVMYCKNKVYAGVEEFSIEEIRAEIYMAKIRKKREEELKAFNLRRLEMEKQIEEMEKKLKGNCLSSQETDKDQPEESRHLAPKNTEVEGACVDSTVTASAIPSTGILLGAQDNSGSTESCPALSSSLPFTIFDETCETQPDVGAQNGMHPPIRRPMAPVSRALDKQDAPLTDTLDDIEHLSEDAIVTGSNRNKTLFADTEDTCDFMRAAQLASTPFQKNKDNQEGGDTSGLERVPLREKTPVCEKSYRQVVCPKELSPILEASQEDTRSSMSSVSSVSAGSASLFASKTLIIKGNLDLVSQMSGVYEQALEEATGLDCTKLQSNMLEAMPELLASEVIIREAGQMPALGQEKVPLGNESYHLKNEIILGESNKLYLGAQADCEMEDMKGVALKVDLKPLPWDFYIVQQLKERLGEAFQTHFVEQSNCYLFQDGCITLYRDVCPFSVQDIIQDPEMVVEQVTILFAYNLLSLVEKLHTAEIVHGDLRPETLLLDTGIFDLSSCTEMNNCLKLIDFSHSVDMRLCPTLTAKAFPVAQTKHGQQILSPQASPYQVDILGIADVVHLMIFKKPLHIQQEDSLWKITKEIPRFCNGSLWNTFFSKILNTTHESSAEVLKELKDKMAEFFDSCFQDEVCTYFIQLEMRLNPL, from the exons ATGGCACAGGGCGGAGACGAGTGGGAGCTCTGTAAGGAGAATGTGCAGCCTCTCCGCCAGGGACGGGCGATGTCCACTCTGCAGGAAGTGCTCTGCCAGCAAGACAGCGCCAACCATCATGCCATCCAGCAGAAGAAGCA ggcctTTGAATTGGAGCTTCGCTTCTACACTGGAGACGACCCTCTGGATGTGTGGGACAG GTACATAAAATGGGCAGAACAAGCGTTTCCTCAGGGCGGTAAAGACAGTAACCTGTCCCCACTGCTGGAGAGAGCCGTCAAGATATTCCACCAGGAGCAGAAGTATTATGCCGATCTGCGCTATCTCAACATTTGCCTAAAGTTT GCGCGCTTCTGCACCGAGCCGGTCGACTTGTACAGCTATTTATACAGCCAAGGGATCGGCGTTCAGCACGCACAACTCTATATCACGTGGGCAGAAGAATACGAAGCCAGGGACAACTACAAGAAAGCGGATTCCATATTCCAGGACGGCATCCAGCACCGAGCGGAACCTCTAGAGAAGCTTGAAACTCATCACAA ACAATTCCAAGCGCGAGTCTCTCGCCAGGTGATACTAGGAGTTGGCGAGGCGGCTGATGAAGAGGATCCTGAAGTCGCCGATCCTCAGCGCAGTTCCCTGGTAGCCTTAAAAGCCAAAGGAAAGAATAAAGCCAGAGCCCCAGTGAACCGCGTGGGAGATGCAGTTAAAT CTCGTAGCCATGGTGTTCTGAGTGCTCCTCCTCCGCAGCAAATTCCCAGCCGCGTTGGTTTTGCTGTATTTGATGAGAATTCGGGAGTGCCGGGGTCGGGTGCCACAGCGCCGGTAACGGTGCAACCCTGGGCTGCCTTACCGCCAGCACGAGCCAAAGAAAATGAACAGAAGGCAGGAACATGGAACTCTAAGAGG ccaTCCCGAAGCAGTCACCACACCTCAGGCAGCGAGCCTTCTCAGAGCTTCCCCAGCTTTACTCCCTATGTGGAGGAAATGGCCCAGCAACAAACAGT aacccCTTGCAAAATTAATCCTTCAATCAGCAACGTCCTGAGTTCTCGTAAGCCCGGGAAGGAAGAGGATCCACTGCAACGGCTGCAGAGCAGTTCACAAGGCAAAGAGGAAATGGTCATGTACTGTAAGAACAAAGTCTACGCCGGTGTGGAGGAATTCTCCATAGAGGAGATCCGGGCCGAAATTTATATGGCAAAGATCCGCAAGAAGAGAGAAG AAGAACTCAAAGCCTTCAATCTTCGTAGActagagatggagaagcagaTTGAAGAAATGGAGAAAAAGCTTAAAGGAAATTGTCTTAGTAGTCAAGAGACAGACAAGGACCAG CCTGAAGAGTCCAGACATCTGGCTCCTAAAAACACAGAGGTGGAAGGCGCATGTGTGGACAGTACGGTTACTGCTTCTGCAATCCCAAG CACTGGGATCCTATTGGGGGCTCAAGACAATTCTGGCTCTACGG AGTCTTGTCCAGCGCTCTCCTCTTCTTTGCCATTCACTATATTTGATGAGACCTGCGAAACACAGCCGGACGT TGGCGCTCAGAATGGCATGCATCCTCCCATACGTCGCCCAATGGCACCGGTTTCAAGAGCCCTTGATAAACAAGATGCCCCACTTACT GACACCCTGGATGATATTGAACACCTAAGTGAAGACGCCATTGTGACCGGCTCAAACAGAAACAAAACTTTATTCGCGGACACAGAAGACACATGTGACTTCATGAGGGCGGCACAGTTGGCGTCCACCCCCTTCCAGAAGAACAAGGATAACCAGGAAGGAGGTGATACCTCCGGCCTGGAGAGGGTGCCCCTTAGAGAGAAGACCCCTGTGTGTGAGAAGTCCTACAGACAAGTGGTGTGCCCCAAAGAGCTGAG TCCCATTTTAGAAGCCAGCCAAGAAGACACCCGCTCCTCGATGTCTTCTGTGTCCTCTGTCTCTGCAGGTTCGGCTAGCTTGTTTGCCTCAAAGACTCTGATCATCAAGGGGAACCTCGATCTTGTGTCCCAGATGTCCGGAGTGTATGAGCAAGCTTTGG AAGAGGCCACCGGATTAGACTGCACGAAATTGCAAAGCAACATGCTGGAGGCAATGCCTGAACTATTGGCATCGGAAGTGATCATTCGGGAGGCCGGGCAGATGCCAGCCCTGGGTCAGGAGAAGGTGCCGCTGG GTAATGAATCCTACCATCTTAAAAACGAGATTATTCTGGGGGAAAGCAACAAATTGTATTTGGGGGCCCAAGCGGATTGTGAGATGGAAGATATGAAAGGCGTGGCATTAAAG GTGGATTTGAAACCTCTTCCCTGGGATTTCTACATTGTACAGCAGCTGAAGGAGAGACTCGGTGAAGCCTTTCAGACCCATTTTGTAGAACAGAGTAACTGCTACCTCTTCCAAGATGGCTGCATTACACTTTACAGAGACGTCTGTCCCTTCAGTGTCCAA GACATAATTCAGGACCCGGAGATGGTGGTGGAGCAAGTTACTATCCTGTTCGCCTACAACCTATTGAGTCTTGTGGAGAAGCTGCACACGGCAGAGATAGTCCATGGAGACCTGAGGCCGGAGACTCTACTGCTGGATACTGG GATCTTCGATCTCTCCTCCTGCACCGAGATGAACAATTGTTTGAAGCTGATCGACTTCTCCCACAGCGTGGACATGAGACTCTGCCCCACATTGACTGCTAAAGCTTTTCCGGTAGCACAGACAAAACATGGACAGCAGATTTTAAGCCCCCAAGCCTCCCCCTACCAG GTGGACATTCTCGGTATTGCTGATGTGGTTCATTTGATGATCTTCAAGAAACCCCTTCATATTCAGCAAGAAGATTCTTTGTGGAAAATCACGAAAGAGATTCCAAG GTTctgcaatggaagtctatggaacACTTTCTTCTCAAAGATCCTGAACACGACCCACGAGTCCTCGGCAGAAGTACTGAAAGAGCTGAAAGACAAGATGGCCGAATTTTTTGACAGCTGTTTCCAGGACGAAGTTTGCACCTACTTCATCCAGTTGGAAATGCGGCTTAACCCTTTGTGA